One region of Takifugu flavidus isolate HTHZ2018 chromosome 14, ASM371156v2, whole genome shotgun sequence genomic DNA includes:
- the LOC130537644 gene encoding odorant receptor 131-2-like, which translates to MDEIQPLVNFTVEQQYQGLLERMMFSSLTTVPCCAFLYINGIMLFSLRSKTVFCETSRYILLFNLLFADSIQMVFSQVLYILATCLVKMSYPLCGIVNVVGVITSDISPLTLVVMSLERYVAVCYPLRHAAVITIRNTGLMIFVIWAFSLLSGLIRVSLVNYPELKGLQMEVYCSSITLFVGPLSDTYDRAYTCLLFVSAGVAIAFSYIGVTVAVRLASTDKTSSQKARNTLLLHLVQLRLSLSSTVFKPILAPLSRIVTRIVLVRLQNVLYVCFFILPRCLSALIYGIRDQLIRPVLFYYLCCRRTLSVFPAKGYK; encoded by the coding sequence atggatgaaattcAGCCTTTGGTTAATTTCACTGTTGAGCAGCAGTATCAGGGATTACTAGAGAGAATGATGTTTTCCAGTTTGACTACAGTACCCTGCTGTGCTTTCCTCTACATCAATGGAATCATGTTGTTCAGCCTGAGGAGTAAAACAGTGTTCTGTGAGACCTCCCGATACATTCTGCTGTTTAACCTCCTTTTTGCAGACAGTATACAGATGGTATTTAGTCAGGTTCTCTACATTTTGGCTACTTGTTTGGTTAAAATGTCTTATCCTTTGTGTGGTATTGTTAATGTGGTTGGTGTTATCACAAGTGACATTTCTCCTCTCACACTGGTGGTGATGTCTTTGGAGAGGTATGTAGCTGTGTGCTACCCACTGAGGCACGCTGCTGTCATCACCATTAGAAACACAGGGCTGATGATATTTGTTATTTGGGCGTTTAGCTTGCTAAGTGGTCTAATTCGAGTTAGTTTGGTAAATTATCCAGAACTGAAGGGGCTGCAGATGGAAGTATATTGCTCAAGTATAACTCTGTTTGTTGGTCCCCTGTCTGATACCTATGACAGAGCATACACCTGCCTTCTGTTTGTGTCAGCTGGGGTGGCCATTGCTTTCTCCTACATCGGTGTGACTGTTGCAGTCAGGTTAGCTTCCACAGACAAGACTTCATCTCAGAAAGCTCGTAACACACTACTGCTGCATCTTGTACAGCTCCGACTCAGTTTGTCCTCCACCGTGTTTAAACCGATACTTGCACCATTGTCAAGAATTGTAACAAGGATAGTGCTTGTCCGTTTGCAAAAtgttttatatgtgtgtttttttatccTTCCCAGATGTCTCAGTGCCCTTATTTATGGCATAAGAGATCAGCTAATCAGACCTGTCCTCTTTTACTATCTCTGCTGCCGACGCACACTCTCAGTCTTTCCAGCCAAAGGTTACAAATAG